The following are encoded together in the Kribbella voronezhensis genome:
- a CDS encoding alanine racemase: MPLILHIDSDRWRDHLRSTWNPDIIPVAKGNGYGVGNPRLIAESRALGARTIAVGTYNEVPPDSKDDVVVLTPWRPFLEVPQGKNIIHTVSRLADLVSIPAGSRVLIEVQTSMRRHGIGARELRHTMLLNALDRIRFEGWSLHFPMGAGGTSANVREAQELGKAAQAVRPGTLWVSHVPAQKLADIGENVKLRMGTALWLGDRGAFDVRATVLDVHSVRRGERVGYRQRRVTGDGHILVVSGGTAHGVGLEAPTAAATVRQRAIAMAKGSLDAAGLALSPFTIEGKQRWFAEPPHMQASMLFLPASVAPPAVGDEVGVDVRYTTTTFDKVSMD, from the coding sequence ATGCCCCTGATCCTGCACATCGATTCCGATCGATGGCGCGACCACCTCCGTTCCACGTGGAACCCCGACATCATCCCGGTCGCCAAGGGGAACGGGTACGGCGTCGGCAACCCGCGGCTGATCGCGGAGTCCCGGGCGCTCGGTGCCCGGACGATCGCGGTCGGCACCTACAACGAGGTGCCGCCGGACTCCAAGGACGACGTCGTGGTGCTCACGCCGTGGCGGCCGTTCCTCGAGGTCCCGCAGGGCAAGAACATCATCCACACCGTCAGCCGGCTGGCCGACCTGGTCTCGATCCCGGCCGGCAGCCGGGTGCTGATCGAGGTCCAGACCTCGATGCGCCGGCACGGTATCGGCGCCCGCGAGCTGCGGCACACGATGCTGCTGAACGCGCTGGACCGGATCCGGTTCGAGGGCTGGTCCCTGCACTTCCCGATGGGCGCGGGCGGCACGTCCGCGAACGTCCGGGAGGCGCAGGAGCTCGGCAAGGCGGCCCAGGCGGTCCGGCCCGGCACGCTCTGGGTGTCGCACGTCCCGGCCCAGAAGCTGGCCGACATCGGCGAGAACGTGAAGCTCCGGATGGGTACGGCGCTCTGGCTCGGCGACCGGGGTGCGTTCGACGTCCGGGCGACCGTGCTCGACGTCCACTCCGTACGCCGTGGCGAGCGGGTCGGCTACCGCCAGCGCCGGGTCACCGGTGACGGGCACATCCTGGTCGTCTCGGGCGGCACCGCGCACGGAGTCGGCCTCGAAGCACCCACGGCGGCGGCCACGGTCCGCCAGCGCGCGATCGCCATGGCCAAGGGCAGCCTTGACGCGGCCGGCCTCGCCCTCTCCCCCTTCACGATCGAGGGCAAACAACGCTGGTTCGCCGAGCCCCCGCACATGCAGGCCAGCATGCTCTTCCTGCCGGCCTCGGTAGCCCCGCCCGCCGTCGGCGACGAGGTCGGCGTCGACGTCCGCTACACGACCACCACGTTCGACAAGGTCTCGATGGACTGA
- a CDS encoding lipid II:glycine glycyltransferase FemX, which yields MSDLRIRTISADEHAAYLTAQPSASFLQTPGWAAVKSEWKAESLGWFDPAAPEQLVGVALVLYRQMPKVKRYLAYLPEGPVIDWDAIDLGRYLRPLAAHAQEQGAFGLRMGPPVPARRWSAKTIKDAIAGGQQPKLGDVRPDVIEPSGATVSAQLRALGWKAPRAVEGFAAGQPQYVFQVPLAGKTPDDLLKGMNQLWRRNIKKAEKLGVEVTVGTPEDLKAFHALYVETAERDHFTPRPLPYFVKMYDAMANQPGDCCDFRLYNAYHEGDLVASTIWIRVGGHSWYSYGASSTAKRDVRGSNAIQWRMMSDALAAGAFVYDLRGITDTLDPNDSHVGLIQFKTGTGGEAVEYVGEWDLPLNKALYTAFDLYMRRR from the coding sequence GTGAGCGACTTGAGGATCCGGACCATCTCCGCCGACGAGCACGCGGCCTATCTGACCGCACAGCCGTCGGCGAGCTTCCTGCAGACGCCGGGCTGGGCGGCGGTGAAGAGCGAGTGGAAGGCCGAGTCGCTCGGCTGGTTCGACCCGGCCGCTCCGGAGCAGTTGGTGGGCGTCGCGCTGGTGCTCTACCGGCAGATGCCGAAGGTCAAGCGCTACCTGGCCTACCTGCCCGAGGGCCCGGTGATCGACTGGGACGCGATCGACCTCGGCCGGTACCTGCGTCCGCTCGCCGCGCACGCTCAGGAACAGGGTGCGTTCGGGCTCCGGATGGGTCCGCCCGTGCCGGCCCGGCGGTGGAGCGCCAAGACGATCAAGGACGCCATCGCCGGCGGCCAGCAGCCGAAGCTGGGTGACGTCCGGCCGGACGTGATCGAGCCGTCCGGCGCGACCGTCTCGGCGCAGCTGCGCGCACTCGGCTGGAAGGCGCCGCGGGCCGTCGAGGGATTCGCGGCCGGCCAACCGCAGTACGTGTTCCAGGTCCCGCTGGCGGGCAAGACTCCGGACGACCTGCTCAAGGGCATGAACCAGCTCTGGCGGCGCAACATCAAGAAGGCCGAGAAGCTCGGCGTCGAGGTCACCGTCGGGACGCCCGAGGACCTGAAGGCGTTCCACGCGCTGTACGTCGAGACGGCCGAGCGGGACCACTTCACGCCGCGGCCGCTGCCGTACTTCGTCAAGATGTACGACGCGATGGCGAACCAGCCGGGTGACTGCTGCGACTTCCGGCTCTACAACGCCTATCACGAGGGGGATCTGGTCGCCTCGACGATCTGGATCCGGGTCGGCGGCCACTCCTGGTACTCCTACGGGGCCAGCTCGACCGCCAAACGAGACGTCCGTGGATCGAACGCGATCCAGTGGCGCATGATGTCGGACGCGCTCGCAGCGGGCGCGTTCGTGTACGACCTACGGGGCATCACCGACACCTTGGACCCGAACGACTCGCATGTCGGGTTGATCCAGTTCAAGACCGGCACCGGCGGCGAGGCCGTCGAGTACGTCGGTGAGTGGGATCTGCCGTTGAACAAGGCGCTCTACACCGCATTCGACCTCTACATGAGACGGCGATAA